TAAGACAGTGTTTTCAGGGACGCGATCTTTCAGAACGGATTCAAAAATATCAATTTCATAAAGACCTTTACCGGTAAAGCTGCCTTCTTTGAAAAGATCCTGATAAACATCAGACACAGCCGTGGTGTAAGGGTCAATTCCCGTGTGACCTGAAAAAATCGCAGCGAACGTCGAGCGTGAAGAACTTTCCAGTGAAATACTTATCCGTGGCTGAATAATGCCGTAACCTTTAGTGACCCGTCCAAGAGTTTTATCGACAAGCGCACGATTCAAAGGGTGAAGTGCCGTACCAATTAATTTTTTTGCGGTATCCAATCCAAGTTGCGTGTCTGCATCGAGAGTAATGATGTACTTAAAGCTCGAACGCAGTTCGACAGGAGCCGTGGCGACAATGTAAGAAGTCCTGTGATCCCCTCTTAACAGACGATTGAGCTCATGGATCTTTCCCCGCTTACGCTCCCACCCCATCCATTTTTTTTCGACGTCATTCCACTTTCGTTTTCGATGAAAAAGAAAAAAGCGATCTTCACCCTCGTTAGCGTAGATTTGATTCAATCGCGCAATGCCCGATTGCGCCTCATTAAGCAAAAACACATCCTCTGGCATCGTTTCTTGAGGGGCATCAATGTAGTCTGTTACTAACGCAAAATAAATTTCTGGGTCCCGATTTCCTAAATAATGAACCTCTAATTTCTCCAAAAGGTGCCGGACCGTTTCTAAATCGGGTAGCAAACAAGGCACGATAATCATTGTCCGCGCCTCAGCTGGAACTCCTTGAGAGACATCCATTTTTGCTAAATGCCGGGGTCCTAGTATATGAGTTAGAGCGAAGTTAAAAAGACTAACAGCGAAGTCACTGGCCGGAATAAAAAAGAGCCACGCAATTCCAACCAACCCTCCCCACAAAGCCCCATGCAATGAAGCATACCAAATCGGCAAAACCAAAAGAGCCGCTATTAAAACAGTCAAAGAACTTAAATAAAATAGCGTGGGCCACTTTTGTAAAGCTCTGACAACTCTTTCTTTGAGGGGCGGTGAATAATGAAATTTTTTTTCCAGCGTTAAAAGTCCGTAGTCTTTCAAATAGAATCCGACATGTGTTTTTGCCTCTTCTGCAAAAACCAAAGCCTGCCTTGCGATGTCTCGCTCTGCAGCTCCCGTCCTTTTTCCAATTCTTTCTATTGTGTGGCGATACTCATCTCGAGTCGCAAACTCCATGTGAAGGTAATCGCCCGACGGATCCGTCGCCAAGTCCTGATCCAGCAAACTGACACTTTCAAAAAACACCTTCCAATCAATATTTGATAGAAGACGCATGCTTGAAATAATATTGGCGATAGTCACTTGATTTGCGGCCTGATGCTGATGCTCCAGGTAAACGACTTCTTCTAAGGTGCAATGGCAGTTTTGGAGAATATTTTCCAAATACTCTGAGGCCGGCCAGATATCTGATTCTTGATCACGGAGTTTTTTGGCCATTTGAGAAATGAAAGCATACTCAGCTTCGATATTTCTTCCGCAATGCTGTGAAATGCTTTCAATCGCTTTTTTTAATTTTGCAGGATCACGAACTTTTTCAACTATCTCATCGACGATAAGATCCGCTTGTTTTTGTTGGTTGCGGTCCCAGACAATTCGCAAAGCCACACGACGAATGTTTTCCACCAAAGCCAAACGCAATGTGATCGCCACCGCCCACAACTCACCAATATTTAAATACGCTTTAGTCTGAAAAGCCTGTATAAAACGACGAATGGTCTCGACATCCAGGCGACTGTCCGAATGAGCCACTAACGCCAAAGACAAAGCATAAATGCGCGGATACCCTGCAAGATCCCCTATGGAAATTTTTGGAAGCTCTTCGTAATAAGATTTTGGCAGGTCCTCTTGTATTTCACGAAGCTGCTCTTCAACGACATAGAAATTATCAATCAGCCATTCCGCCGCAGGTGAAACCGCTTCTTTATTTCGGGCGGCTTCGACTAATAATTTATAGGAAGATAAAAGCTTATCACCGCTGTCACGCATACGGTGTAAAAGACGACGGCGTATTTTAGGAGCTTTATCAACCTCTAAGTGCTCTGCCAGATAAACGGCATATTCTTCCAACCTCTCAAGGCTGTATATTTCCCCTCGAATGGGAGTTTCAGCAATGTCAGTAAGAGACGGACGCATGCACCCTCCGAAATTCCGATATTAAAACCAAGGAGGGTGTCAAACGAAGTTACACGACAGAAAATTTGCAAGAAGACAAAATTACCTCAACGCGCGATCAGAAAGGAACTCGATCAAGCATTGAACGGGTTGACCGCTTCCTCCGCTAGAGAGCAAAGCCCCTTGTGCTTTGTCAGTCCATGCGTAGACATCCAAGTGCGCCCATTTTTTTCCACGGACGAATTTTTGTAGGAACAAGGCTGCCGTGATGGCACCACCGAATCCACCGCCGGAGTTTTTAAAGTCTGCAAATGGAGAAGACATTTCCCCCCAGTATTTTTCAAACAAAGGCATGCGCCAGTTCAGGTCACCAGCACGTTGTCCTGCATGAGTGAGAGCAGAAGCCAATTGATCGTCATTCGAGAAAAGACCTGCGATCTCAGCGCCAAGACCGACTTTAATAGCGCCTGTCAAAGTCGCAACGTCGATCACGTATTCAGGTTCATCAGAACCTTTTTGTGTGCACGCAACATCCAAGACATCTGCCAAGACCAAACGGCCTTCAGCGTCTGTGTTGTCGATTTCCACTTTCAAGCCATTGCGAGCGGTGACCACGTCACTTGGACGGAAGGATTTTCCATCCACTGCATTTTCAGCCAATGCCAGATAGAAATCCACCGGACCTGGATAATTACTGTCCGCAACCCAAGTCGCCAGAGCCATCACACTCGCTGCTCCACCCATATCCTTTTTCATCAAACGCATTCCCGAAGAAGGTTTGATATCCAAGCCGCCTGTATCAAACGTGATTCCTTTACCGACAAAGGCGATAGGTTTTAGTTTTGATTTTTTTGTCGGACGGTATTTAAGGTGAACCATGCAAGGCCCGTTTTCAGCGCCTTGGCCCACAGCTACGTGAAGACCCATGTTTTCTTGCATTAATTTCTTCGTATCCCACACCGCGACTTTTAAAGTCGATGGGAATGAAAGTTTGCTTGTCGCAAACTCTGCAAAAGTTCTTGGATTTAAATCGTTCGGTGGCAAATTCACCAAGTGACGAGCAATATTCACCGCGCGTGCACGAAGCATGGCTTCTTTAATAAGATCTTTATCCAATCCACCCAAAGATTTTTTCAAAGCGACCTTAGGAAGTTCCGACAATTGTTTTCCGTCAACAAATTGGCGGAAGTTGTAAACTGCCATATCAAAGCCAACTAAAGCTCCCAAATCTTGAACTTCTTCCGTTCCATGAAACTCGATTTGCACCCCTTTTAAATGGTGCGCTTTAAAGTGACTTACTAAGGAGCCAAATTGATCACGCGCCCAAGTGTAGCTGGCTTCGTCGATCAAACCATCATGTCCCACAGAATTTTTGGAACGAGAACGCAAAATCCAAACAGGTCCTTTTTGTCCTACGAAATAAAGAAACTCACGCTCGTTTTTCTTAAGGCTGTCGAACTGCCAATCCAGTGCGTGCTGTTCCACTAAAGATGTGAATTTATTTGAATCATCCACTCCCAAGAAATAGACGAAGCCTGTCAATTCATTCTTTACTTTAAGTTCTTTGCCAAAATCAAAAGTCTCAATCCATGAATGAAATTGAAGCTTTGTTGAGGTTTTCTTCGGAGTCGATTTTTTAGCCACTGTATTTCCTCACTTTTAGTTTGTGATTCGGGTGATAAATTCCGTAAAATCATAAT
This region of Bdellovibrio sp. BCCA genomic DNA includes:
- a CDS encoding M17 family metallopeptidase, with the translated sequence MAKKSTPKKTSTKLQFHSWIETFDFGKELKVKNELTGFVYFLGVDDSNKFTSLVEQHALDWQFDSLKKNEREFLYFVGQKGPVWILRSRSKNSVGHDGLIDEASYTWARDQFGSLVSHFKAHHLKGVQIEFHGTEEVQDLGALVGFDMAVYNFRQFVDGKQLSELPKVALKKSLGGLDKDLIKEAMLRARAVNIARHLVNLPPNDLNPRTFAEFATSKLSFPSTLKVAVWDTKKLMQENMGLHVAVGQGAENGPCMVHLKYRPTKKSKLKPIAFVGKGITFDTGGLDIKPSSGMRLMKKDMGGAASVMALATWVADSNYPGPVDFYLALAENAVDGKSFRPSDVVTARNGLKVEIDNTDAEGRLVLADVLDVACTQKGSDEPEYVIDVATLTGAIKVGLGAEIAGLFSNDDQLASALTHAGQRAGDLNWRMPLFEKYWGEMSSPFADFKNSGGGFGGAITAALFLQKFVRGKKWAHLDVYAWTDKAQGALLSSGGSGQPVQCLIEFLSDRALR